The genome window CCAACGCAAAAAGCACGGTGACCACCCTGGTCGGCGAGATGGCGGTTGCGGCCGGCAAGCGCGTGGCCGTGGGCGGCAACCTCGGCACGCCGGCGCTGGACCTGCTCAGCGACGACGTCGAGCTGTACGTGATGGAGCTGTCGAGCTTCCAGCTGGAAACCACGCACGACCTGGGTGCCGAAGTGGCCACCGTGCTGAACGTCAGCGAAGACCACATGGACCGTTACAGCGGCCTGCCGGCGTACCACCTGGCCAAGCACCGGATCTTCCGGGGTGCCCGGCAAGTGGTGGTCAACCGCCAGGATGCCCTGAGCCGTCCGCTGATGGGCGAGGGCCTGCCATGCTGGACCTTCGGTCTCGGCAAACCCGACTTCAAGGCATTCGGCATTCGTGAAGAGAACGGCGAGAAGTACCTGGCCTTCGAATTCCAGAACCTGATGCCGGTGCGCGAACTGAAAATCCGTGGTGCGCATAACCAGGCCAATGCCCTCGCCGCCCTGGCGCTGGGCCATGCTGTGGGCCTGCCGTTTGATGCCATGTTGTCCAGCCTGCGTACGTTCGCCGGCCTTGAGCACCGCTGCCAGTGGGTGCGCGACCTCAATGGCGTCAGCTATTACAACGATTCCAAGGCCACCAACGTCGGTGCGGCCCTGGCTGCCATCGAAGGCCTCGGTGCCGACATCGAAGGCAAGCTCGTGCTGATCGCCGGTGGCGATGGCAAGGGTGCCGACTTCAAGGACCTTAAAGGGCCGGTGGCTGCGCATTGTCGCGCCGTGGTGCTGATGGGCCGTGATGCCGACCTGATCGCCGCCGCCTTGGGTGACGCTGTGCCGCAAGTGCGCGCCACGTCCCTGGACGACGCCATTACCCAGTGCCAAGCCCTGGCCCAGCCGGGTGATGCCGTGCTGCTGTCGCCGGCGTGCGCCAGCTTCGACATGTTCAAGAACTACGAAGAGCGCGGCCAGCTGTTCGCCCGCGGCGTGGAGGCCTTGGCATGAATTTCAGAAATATCATCAAGCCGTACCCGTCGCCGATCATCACCGGGCGTGGTATCGACCTCGACTTCCCGATGCTTGCCGGTTGCCTCGCGCTGCTGGGCCTGGGCCTGGTGATGATTACGTCAGCGTCCTCCGAAGTGGCCGCCGTGCAGTCGGGCAACACCCTGTACATGATGATCCGCCACCTGGTGTACCTGGTGATTGGTCTGGGCGCGTGCATCGTCACCATGATGATTCCGATTGCCACCTGGCAGCGCCTGGGTTGGCTGATGCTGATCGGTGCGTTTGGTTTGCTGGTCATGGTGATCCTCCCCGGCATCGGCCGCGAGGTGAACGGTTCGATGCGCTGGATCGGTTTCGGTGCGTTCAACGTGCAGCCGTCGGAAATCGCCAAGGTTTTCGTGGTGATCTACCTCGCGGGTTATTTGGTCCGCCGTCAGAAAGAAGTGCGCGAAAGCTGGATGGGCTTCTTCAAGCCGTTCATCGTGCTGCTGCCCATGGCCGGCCTGTTGCTGATGGAGCCTGACTTCGGTGCCACCGTGGTGATGATGGGCGCCGCCGCAGCGATGCTGTTCCTTGGGGGCGTTGGCCTGTTCCGTTTCACCTTGATGGTGGTGCTGGCCGTGGCCGCAGTGACCGTTCTGGTGCAGGCGCAACCCTACCGGATGGCCCGTCTGATTACCTTTACCGACCCCTGGTCCGACCAGTTCGGCTCCGGTTACCAGTTGACCCAGGCGTTGATCGCCTTCGGTCGCGGCGAGTGGCTGGGCGTGGGCCTGGGCAACAGCGTGCAGAAGCAGTTCTACCTGCCGGAAGCGCACACCGACTTCGTGTTCTCGGTACTCGCCGAAGAGCTCGGGGTGGTCGGTTCGCTGTGCACTGTCGCGCTGTTCGTGTTCGTGTGTGTACGCGGCATGTACATCGGCTTGTGGGCCGAGAAGGCCAAACAGTATTTCGCCGCGTATGTGGCCTACGGCTTGTCGTTCCTGTGGATCGGCCAGTTCCTGATCAACATCGGTGTGAACGTTGGCCTGCTGCCGACCAAGGGCCTGACCTTGCCGTTTCTCAGTTATGGCGGCAGTTCGTTGGTGATTTGCTGCGCGTGCCTCGGGTTATTGCTGCGCATCGAGTGGGAGAGTCGAACCCACCTGGGCAGCGAAGAGATGGAATTCAGCGAGAGCGATTTTGCCGAGGAGCCGACCCATGGGCGCTAATGTGCTGATCATGGCGGGCGGCACCGGGGGCCATGTGTTCCCGGCCCTGGCTTGCGCGCGGGAATTCCAGAACCGTGGCTACACCGTGCATTGGCTCGGTACGCCGCGCGGCATTGAAAATGAATTGGTGCCGAATGCCGGCTTGGCGCTGCATTTGATCAACGTCACCGGCCTGCGCGGCAAGGGCAAGCTGTCCCTGCTCAAGGCGCCGTTCGTGTTGCTCAAGGCTGTCTGGCAGGCGCGCAAAATTATTCGTGAATTGAAACCGGTCTGTGTGCTGGGTTTTGGCGGTTATGTGACTGGCCCTGGCGGTGTCGCCGCCAAGCTCGCCGGTGTGCCGGTGATTGTGCACGAACAAAACGCCGTCGCCGGGACCGCGAACCGTTTGCTGGTGCCGTTGGCCGCGCGAGTGTGTGAGGCCTTCCCGAAAACCTTTGCGGCCTCGGACAAGCTTCGCACCACCGGCAACCCGGTGCGTACCGAGCTGTTCATGGACATTGCCCGCCAGCCATTGGCCGGGCGCAAGGCGAACTTACTGATCCTTGGCGGAAGCCTGGGCGCCGAGCCGCTGAACAAACTGTTGCCTGAAGCGCTGGCGCAACTCCCCGTGCAATCGCGCCCGGAGATCTTCCACCAGGCTGGCAAGCACCACGATGAAATCACCGCCACCCGCTATCGCGAGGCCGGTGTCGAGGCGAATGTACAGCCCTTCATCAAAGACATGGCCCA of Pseudomonas fluorescens contains these proteins:
- the murD gene encoding UDP-N-acetylmuramoyl-L-alanine--D-glutamate ligase yields the protein MSLIASDHFRIVVGLGKSGMSLVRFLANRGTSFAVADTRENPPELVTLRRDYPHVEVRCGELDVEFLCRADELYVSPGLALATPALQAAAARGVKLSGDIDLFARNAKAPIVAISGSNAKSTVTTLVGEMAVAAGKRVAVGGNLGTPALDLLSDDVELYVMELSSFQLETTHDLGAEVATVLNVSEDHMDRYSGLPAYHLAKHRIFRGARQVVVNRQDALSRPLMGEGLPCWTFGLGKPDFKAFGIREENGEKYLAFEFQNLMPVRELKIRGAHNQANALAALALGHAVGLPFDAMLSSLRTFAGLEHRCQWVRDLNGVSYYNDSKATNVGAALAAIEGLGADIEGKLVLIAGGDGKGADFKDLKGPVAAHCRAVVLMGRDADLIAAALGDAVPQVRATSLDDAITQCQALAQPGDAVLLSPACASFDMFKNYEERGQLFARGVEALA
- the ftsW gene encoding putative lipid II flippase FtsW; protein product: MNFRNIIKPYPSPIITGRGIDLDFPMLAGCLALLGLGLVMITSASSEVAAVQSGNTLYMMIRHLVYLVIGLGACIVTMMIPIATWQRLGWLMLIGAFGLLVMVILPGIGREVNGSMRWIGFGAFNVQPSEIAKVFVVIYLAGYLVRRQKEVRESWMGFFKPFIVLLPMAGLLLMEPDFGATVVMMGAAAAMLFLGGVGLFRFTLMVVLAVAAVTVLVQAQPYRMARLITFTDPWSDQFGSGYQLTQALIAFGRGEWLGVGLGNSVQKQFYLPEAHTDFVFSVLAEELGVVGSLCTVALFVFVCVRGMYIGLWAEKAKQYFAAYVAYGLSFLWIGQFLINIGVNVGLLPTKGLTLPFLSYGGSSLVICCACLGLLLRIEWESRTHLGSEEMEFSESDFAEEPTHGR
- the murG gene encoding undecaprenyldiphospho-muramoylpentapeptide beta-N-acetylglucosaminyltransferase, whose protein sequence is MGANVLIMAGGTGGHVFPALACAREFQNRGYTVHWLGTPRGIENELVPNAGLALHLINVTGLRGKGKLSLLKAPFVLLKAVWQARKIIRELKPVCVLGFGGYVTGPGGVAAKLAGVPVIVHEQNAVAGTANRLLVPLAARVCEAFPKTFAASDKLRTTGNPVRTELFMDIARQPLAGRKANLLILGGSLGAEPLNKLLPEALAQLPVQSRPEIFHQAGKHHDEITATRYREAGVEANVQPFIKDMAHAYGWADLVVCRAGALTVSELAAAGLPSLLVPLPHAIDDHQTRNAEYLAGEGAAFLLPQRTTGAADLAARLTEVLMQPERLNSMASTASRLAKPDATRTVVDICLEVAHG